Proteins found in one Pirellulales bacterium genomic segment:
- the fabF gene encoding beta-ketoacyl-ACP synthase II: MRRRVVVTGIGCVTPLGTDVDTLWQRLRNGDSGIGRTTLFDASNFPTQISAEVRDWDVSAVGEDPERWKYQGRHTHFAVGAAKQAITASGLLDANLDPGRFGVYLGSGEGQQDFGRFTRMMLSAIEGESLDISKFTETGLEILNPLTELEQEPNMPAGHLASLFEAHGPNLNCLTACAASSQAVGEAVEIIRRGEADAMLSGGTHSMIHPFGVTGFNLLTALSTHNDAPTKASRPFDLNRDGFVLGEGAGMLVLEELEHARRRGAPIFGEIVGYGSTADAYRITDTHPEGRGAARCLQMALGDAQLNLDDVDYINAHGTSTEVNDKVESLAIKRVFGDQAYKLPVSSTKSMMGHLIAAAGATELIVCLLAIRDNVLPPTINYETPDPECDLDYVPNESREVRCDVAASNSFGFGGQNITLIASRFTD, encoded by the coding sequence ATGAGACGCAGAGTTGTAGTCACGGGTATTGGTTGCGTAACCCCCTTGGGTACCGACGTCGACACGCTATGGCAACGGCTGCGCAATGGCGATTCGGGCATCGGCCGGACCACGCTTTTCGACGCCAGTAATTTCCCCACGCAGATCTCGGCCGAGGTGCGCGATTGGGACGTGTCGGCCGTCGGCGAGGATCCCGAGCGCTGGAAGTATCAGGGACGTCACACGCATTTCGCAGTCGGCGCCGCCAAGCAAGCCATCACGGCCTCGGGGCTGCTCGACGCCAATCTTGATCCGGGCCGCTTTGGTGTCTATCTGGGAAGTGGCGAAGGGCAGCAAGACTTCGGTCGCTTCACCCGCATGATGCTCAGCGCCATCGAAGGGGAATCGCTCGACATCTCGAAGTTCACCGAGACCGGGCTGGAAATTCTCAATCCGCTGACCGAGCTCGAGCAAGAACCGAACATGCCGGCCGGCCACCTAGCCAGCCTGTTCGAAGCACACGGCCCGAATCTGAACTGCCTGACCGCCTGCGCGGCCAGCAGCCAGGCCGTGGGCGAGGCTGTCGAGATCATTCGGCGCGGCGAAGCCGACGCCATGCTTTCCGGCGGCACGCACAGCATGATTCATCCGTTCGGCGTGACCGGCTTCAACCTGTTGACGGCCCTCAGCACGCACAATGATGCACCGACCAAGGCCTCGCGGCCGTTCGATTTGAATCGCGATGGTTTCGTGCTAGGCGAAGGGGCCGGAATGCTGGTGCTCGAAGAACTCGAACACGCCCGGCGCCGCGGAGCGCCGATCTTTGGCGAGATCGTCGGCTATGGTTCCACGGCCGACGCTTATCGCATCACCGACACGCATCCTGAAGGGCGTGGCGCAGCCCGCTGCTTGCAGATGGCTCTCGGCGACGCCCAGTTAAACCTGGACGACGTCGACTACATCAACGCCCACGGCACCAGCACAGAAGTCAACGACAAGGTCGAGTCATTGGCCATCAAGCGCGTCTTCGGCGACCAGGCCTACAAGCTGCCGGTTTCGAGCACCAAGAGCATGATGGGGCACCTGATCGCGGCGGCCGGCGCGACGGAACTGATCGTGTGCTTGCTTGCGATTCGCGACAATGTGTTGCCGCCCACGATCAATTACGAAACGCCCGATCCCGAGTGCGATCTGGACTACGTGCCCAACGAATCGCGCGAAGTGCGCTGCGATGTGGCCGCGTCGAACAGCTTCGGCTTCGGCGGCCAGAACATCACGCTGATCGCCTCCCGCTTCACGGACTAA
- a CDS encoding 3-hydroxyacyl-ACP dehydratase FabZ family protein, which yields MRWIWIDKFVEFESGQRARAIKNVSLAEDHLHDHFPGAPMMPNSLIVEGMAQTGGLLIGETFAFTKKVVLAKITKAVFHFPAVPGDTLTYTAVLEDVRDDGGMISGTSHVGDRLQGEIDLVFAHLSDDGRKRTFFEPKNFVFTLKLLGVFDVGTGPNGEPIPEPPGLARLRESEQLADVHGT from the coding sequence ATGCGCTGGATTTGGATCGATAAATTCGTCGAGTTCGAAAGCGGGCAACGTGCTCGTGCCATCAAGAACGTCTCGTTGGCCGAGGACCACCTGCACGACCACTTTCCCGGCGCCCCGATGATGCCCAACTCCTTGATCGTCGAGGGGATGGCGCAGACCGGGGGGCTGTTGATCGGCGAGACGTTCGCGTTCACGAAAAAAGTCGTCCTGGCCAAGATCACCAAGGCCGTGTTTCATTTTCCGGCCGTGCCGGGAGACACGCTGACGTATACCGCGGTGCTCGAAGATGTCCGCGACGATGGCGGCATGATTTCCGGCACCAGCCACGTCGGTGATCGCCTGCAGGGCGAGATCGATCTGGTGTTTGCCCACTTGTCTGACGACGGTCGCAAGCGAACATTCTTCGAACCGAAGAATTTCGTGTTCACCCTGAAATTGCTGGGTGTGTTCGACGTGGGCACGGGTCCCAACGGCGAACCCATCCCCGAGCCGCCAGGCCTCGCGCGATTGCGCGAAAGCGAACAACTGGCGGACGTACACGGAACGTAG
- a CDS encoding acyl carrier protein, with amino-acid sequence MSDNAELFNKIRTALVDALGVDEDEVTPEATLVGDLGAESIDFLDIVFRLEKAFDIKIPRGELFPEDILTSTQYVQQGKLTDEGLSELKKRMPFANLDEFSKNPVVKNFVNQLTVQDMVRFVESKLATTA; translated from the coding sequence ATGAGTGACAATGCCGAGCTGTTCAACAAGATCCGGACTGCACTGGTCGACGCCCTGGGCGTGGACGAGGACGAAGTCACACCCGAAGCGACCCTCGTCGGCGACTTAGGCGCCGAGTCGATCGACTTCCTGGACATCGTCTTCCGGCTCGAAAAAGCCTTCGACATCAAGATTCCCCGCGGCGAGCTGTTCCCCGAGGACATCCTCACCAGCACGCAGTACGTGCAGCAGGGCAAGCTCACCGACGAAGGTCTAAGCGAGCTGAAGAAGCGGATGCCGTTCGCCAACCTCGACGAGTTCAGCAAGAACCCGGTCGTGAAGAACTTCGTGAATCAGTTAACGGTGCAGGACATGGTGCGATTCGTGGAGTCGAAGCTCGCCACCACGGCCTAA
- a CDS encoding SDR family NAD(P)-dependent oxidoreductase, producing the protein MRLASRTALVTGGSRGIGRACVRALAAEGAKVAFVYHSRQQAADELASELVGQGHEVQALQADVADNARADAVVAQLLESWPGIDILVNSAGVIRDGLFATMDPPQWHQVIDTNLNGTYNYCHAVVRTMMSQRRGSIINISSVAAEFGSRGQVNYAASKGGIDGLTRTLAKELAARKVRVNAVSPGMIETDMSEVVRGLAGDDLKSIIPLRRVGQPEEIAKVVTFLASDDASYITGQILRVDGGLSLGSY; encoded by the coding sequence ATGCGATTGGCGTCTCGAACAGCCTTGGTTACCGGCGGCAGCCGCGGCATCGGCCGGGCCTGCGTACGGGCGTTGGCGGCCGAGGGGGCCAAAGTCGCATTCGTGTATCACTCGCGGCAGCAAGCCGCTGACGAGCTGGCCAGCGAACTAGTTGGGCAAGGACATGAGGTGCAGGCCCTGCAGGCCGATGTCGCAGACAATGCCCGGGCCGACGCCGTGGTCGCGCAACTGCTCGAAAGCTGGCCGGGAATCGACATCCTTGTCAATTCGGCGGGAGTCATTCGGGACGGTTTGTTCGCCACGATGGACCCGCCACAGTGGCACCAGGTGATCGATACCAACCTCAACGGAACATACAACTACTGCCATGCCGTCGTACGGACGATGATGTCGCAACGACGTGGCAGCATCATCAATATCTCCAGCGTCGCGGCCGAATTTGGCTCGCGCGGACAAGTTAATTACGCCGCTAGCAAAGGGGGGATCGATGGGCTCACTCGCACCCTCGCCAAGGAGCTAGCTGCTCGCAAGGTGCGCGTGAACGCGGTCTCGCCCGGCATGATCGAAACCGACATGAGCGAGGTCGTCCGCGGCCTCGCCGGCGACGACTTGAAGAGCATCATTCCACTCCGCCGGGTGGGACAGCCCGAAGAAATTGCCAAAGTCGTGACATTTCTCGCTAGCGATGACGCTAGCTATATCACCGGACAAATACTGCGAGTCGACGGTGGGCTAAGCCTGGGGAGTTATTGA
- a CDS encoding 3-hydroxyacyl-ACP dehydratase FabZ family protein — MRFTLIDQIIDLTPGEKITAVKNLSLAEEYLADHFPGFPVMPGVLMLEAMTQASAWLIRASEDFAHSTVVLQEARNVKFANFLQPGQTLTITAEILDQDDRRTRLKAAGHVDGSLNVSARLVLERYNLASERPDRAVADDVVRQKMRELFSLLYQPPVTAS; from the coding sequence ATGCGCTTTACGCTGATCGATCAAATCATCGACCTGACGCCGGGTGAGAAGATCACGGCTGTCAAGAATCTCTCGCTGGCTGAGGAGTACCTCGCGGACCACTTTCCGGGCTTTCCCGTCATGCCCGGTGTGTTGATGCTCGAGGCCATGACGCAAGCCAGTGCCTGGCTGATCCGGGCCAGCGAAGATTTCGCGCATAGCACCGTCGTGCTGCAGGAAGCACGCAACGTGAAATTCGCCAACTTCTTACAGCCGGGGCAGACACTGACCATCACGGCCGAGATTTTGGACCAGGACGATCGCCGGACCCGCCTCAAGGCGGCAGGGCATGTCGACGGCAGCTTGAACGTTTCGGCGCGATTGGTGTTGGAGCGGTACAACCTGGCCAGCGAGCGGCCGGATCGTGCGGTGGCTGATGATGTAGTGCGGCAGAAGATGCGCGAGCTTTTCTCTCTTTTGTACCAACCCCCTGTCACGGCCTCCTAA